GGCGCACGAGGCGCTTCGGTTGGCCGCGCATAAGCTGCCCGTGGCGACGAAGGTCGTGACGCGGGGAGCACTGGACGCATAGGGAGACGCAACGCCATGGACGCCAAGGATGTGCGCGGTCTGACGGACGAAGAACTGCGCGAGAAAGAACGCCAGTTGCAGCAGGAGCTGTTCAACTATCGGTTCCAAATGGCCACGGGTCGGCTGGAGAATCCCATGCTGGTCCGGAAGACCAGAAGAGACTTGGCGCGGGTCAAGGGTATTCGCCGCGAAGCGGCCTTGGCCAAGAAGACACTGTAGTCGTGAACGCCGAATCGGGAAGGACGATGGACACAACGGAGA
The DNA window shown above is from Nitrospira tepida and carries:
- the rpmC gene encoding 50S ribosomal protein L29, yielding MDAKDVRGLTDEELREKERQLQQELFNYRFQMATGRLENPMLVRKTRRDLARVKGIRREAALAKKTL